GCGAACATACTTGGTGCGACCCACGAAAGAACGGCGAACGAGAACCACGTCGGAGAGGATTCACCGGTGAGGCTGTCTAACTTCTTTGCGTATCTTTGTAACGCGATTTACGCCACCACCGACACGATCCGCGTAGTCGACCCTTCTGACTCGGACGCGCCATACCGGGAAGTTAGTGATTTCGTTTGGTGTTTTAGTCTTTGCGTTTCAGAATTGGAGAGCGATCGGGGTCAAGGGGCTTGAGAGGATCGTAAGGCGTTGGCTTATCCGGCGTTATCGTTCGTCTCTTCGCGTACCGATTGATCGTGTTACAAATATACCTCGTTGTCAAACCAATACGGTTTTTGTGAGTTGTCGTCGGGTGGAATCGCCGGATTCCCCCGAGAGTGCTGTCATGTGCCTGCGCaagaaaaattgtaagatCTCAGTGTCCGTACCAGCGGGTGCGAAAAGTGTGTGTCACCGCCTCCCTGGTGGAGAAGCGGCGCCGCCGGCACAAGTAGAGGCCTCGCGGGGCCCAGGAAAAGACTCATTTCCTCCTCCGCCAACGTAGGGTGAGTACCACCGAATTCTTGTGAGCGGACCACGCGATTCGCGTACGCCGAAAAGGGCCTCGATTCTCGACCGTCAGCCTCGTTGCGGGTTCCACTCCGCGGCGTATTGCTGCCAGGGTGATCGGCTGTCGAAACGAAAGAGCTGTCGACGGCGTATCTGCCTCAACCATCGGGTACGACATTTCGGGAGCTGCGAGTACGCTCTAGTGACGGCGCGAGAGTATAGTGGCCGCGGTGTCGGTCTCACATCGTTTTCTCTCCAGACTCACGATATTCGCGTCGATCTTGCGAACGATTGTCGTGTCGTAGATTCTTGCTCTGTAACCCGTTTCTTGGCGTTTTCGCACGAAGTTGTGGAAGTTTATCGTTCCATTTGTACTACCGCTATCGAGCGAGCCTCATTGctgtaaatttttttggaCCCGCGACTTTCCGGCTTGTCCAATCGaataaatttgtcaataagTTCTATTCTATTAACTACGTGTTCATTTTTTTTGAGCCAGGGGTTTCCCCACTCGCAGACCCATAAGCCTTTGCACTTCCTTCGGAAATCGTCCCTTTCATAAACGACCCTCCCCTCTACTGTTAGGTGAGCTGGCCCGTCGTGACGGGCGGAGAAATATCCGAATAACTCTTAGCGATTTTCGCGCCTTTTCGCGACTTGGCGCGTGAAAGACCGCACCTGGCGCCTAGGGTATATTTCGCGCATCACCTCCTGCCTGCCACGTCACCCCGTTTCCGCCCCTTTCGCCCCCTTTTTCTGAGGACGGTTTACCGGCTACTCCGCTCTCCTGTTTGCCGCCTGTCCCTTCTCACCCGACGGGAAAAACCGtcgcaatatataaaagttacatttaatactaatatatatatatatatatatatatatatatatatatatttatttatttatttatttatatattattacaaaattgtaattatttattgaaaatagtttcatttattgtaatatattacatagcATGAagtatctattaatttatatacttgagttattaatttgtaaattatatgttatatgaaaGTTATTAGTGTCTGTGAAGTtggtacattttattaatttttaaaaaataatgggaGTTTCAGTAGCACTTTTTATAGTTCTATAGTTCTATAGTTTTATAGTTCctgataaacattaaaaaaaggtccgcatttttaatatcaaaaatatcgaaaataaaaaatgacgtgCTAACTTCACGTTCCAGCACGGCACATCCTTCTCTAAAGTACAAGAAAACATCGAAAATCAAGATGTTTATTAAGAGTTCTCGTTAGTTCTGTaccaattctataattatatatcatttcaagGCGAAATTCCAACAAATTaccaaaaaaatcaaaaataaagaatgatgCGCTAACTTCGCGAATTTAGCACGATACTCTCCTCTATAAAGTActaaaacgaattaaaaattcttattttttacacgaGTTCCCGATAGTTCTAATTGAgagttgcatatatatatatatataatttcagatcGATATTCCATcaacttttaaacaatttttgttttaattgcgtATTACGACACTTAGTAAAAATGTGTCGTGCTGATGATTTTCGGCAATTCTAACGATAGTTCTCGACAGTTCTGCAAGAGTTCTATGcattaaaatcagttttaaacaGAGTTCcggtcattatttatttttaaaacaatttttaacaattacatCCAGCACGCCACTTAGTGGAAATGTGTCGTGCTGATGATTTTCGGCAGTTCTGACGACAGTTCTCGACAGTTCTGCAAGAGTTCAatgcattaaaattagttttaaacaGAGTTCCgaccattatttatttttaaaacaatttttaacatttacgtCCAGCACGCCAAGCGAGATCTCTATGTACAAAATGCAGTTTTTCTAGGTAGGAACAACCTTGTGCAACATCTTCACACATGGCGAGTAAATCTTGCAGATACAAAGCGTGCGAATCTAATAAAAGCAATGTCCGAttctttctcaaatatttcagtaaatcaattttcattaattctaATATGACCCATGGTGAATCCGCGTCCATACAGATACCTAACAATCTTAGAACATGTGTGTGGTGAAAATGACTCATAAGTTTAGCTTCTCGCAAGAATTCCATTATCTGTTGCAAGGAagcatttttttgtaacatcTTTATGGCGACAGGCATAGGACTTGAGCCTTCCAAATCTTTGACGGTTCCTTGAAATACCTgccaaatatttcataattaatgcaaatcgacaaaatgcatattaaaaataagtttggattatttaactctttataaaaaattttgatttattcttattagaaattgtgttttttcaaaattttctgattaaaaatttcacgaaAGTCTTTAAGAATATGTTTaagttataagaaattaatctttacCTTTTCAAACGCATTGCTGCCTACAAGTTTTGGATAATTTGcttaaagaaaatcaaatCGAGCATGTTGCAAAATGCGTAATATAATGGTTGCTACGGCATTAACGAAGTTTGATTaagtcttaaaaataaaattaaatatttcaaaataaatatgttatttgttgtttatatgtatatcagatATTAAAACACACATATGCATGCACGCACATGTACACACATCGTGTAATCTACGAAGATTTTCATTCTCTAAAGATATTTAAgaacgtacatatataaaaaaatatgcgttttttattttgagctattataaaatataaacagtatattaaaaaaatatcgaaactaGAAGATTGCaagatattgtataaaataaaagaaaaaaaaaaaattaatccatcagtaaatataaagaatgtcTCACAACTTTCGTACAAtactttaatagttttatatagaaataagctaaattaaaaaaaaacatataatttaaataagttaacttacatatatttctcgaaaatttaaaattactataaataataaattacattataaattagaaaatcattttttctatatttatataatacaaaaatgtacagactaatataatttttgagttgatcaaaatttgttaataacatCCCGCGTATAAAACTCGCGCGCTTACAACTTACACACATATTATTCTATCATGTATCATTGatattaactaaaaataattgatggCGGAAGCAAAATGATGTAATATCAGTCCTTAACAAAGTGtcagattttaatttagaaagagaaagaagaacaTCGAAAAAGgttcaaaaataagaaattaaacaatGCTTATTACCTTTCTTGATTTAATCGATGTAACATATAAGGAATTCGTTTCAAAAAGACATATTGtctcaaattataatagaaagttttaaacatattttagaaatttaaaagatttcaaACGAaacaatttctattataaaagagTAATATCAGAGATGTTTTCAAACTCATTATGAGAGCATCAgagaaagtttttaaatagaatgtaTTACATGAGCGTTTCAATCAACATTATCGTGTATCAGTGAGACACGCTTGTCTTCTGTTATAACCGTCTTTGACCATCAGTAATAAAtgttagtaaatataatacttaataaaatcgATGGAGTATGTAGACTATTTATTTAGTTGTGTagactatatattatttattaaagtgtgtaaaactatttatttagtCACACGTCgcaaacttattaattataagagaaactaagttattcattttttaaatggatgAAATTTAATGTACCCTGTAAACGACagtagatttaataataagatatattctcTGTAAAATAATACCGTATTTGACTATTCCATTTTGCCACAATGTTAAGTCTAGCTTCATAACATTCGTCTGgtcaatattatcatattgtaACCAATAAAGATTTCTTGCTATCCAATCGATGCAGAGATAATGCACAGAATTGTCGAGATCCATTAtagtagtgttatagtggggattctaagccatggggcgttgaggggggtgcgggggcgggggtatctgggaggcgcgaggggtctgATATTAGGAAAAGgggggtggggggggggggtcctacacacgttcgaaagtagatctgtttatctttgcggttgatttatagccgggggtatTTTAGAAGTCGTAAAAccttttttctagttttatgatcattttatggtcattatatcattaggattttaagcgccggcgttcggcagctttgtacccccgcggaaaatctcccatgaaactggagcgaaacatgttccgaaatttttagggaaagaactgcaactgcaaggtgtttatctttgtggttgatttatagccgggggacattttagaaaccataaaagtgtttttttttctttttttctaatttttatgttcattttatgaccattagaacattatggaaaaaagagattttaagcgccggcgttcggcagctttgtaccctcgcggaaaatctcccatgaaactggagcgaaacatgttccgaaatttttagggaaagaactgcaactgcaaggtgtttatctttgtggttgatttatagccgggggacattttagaaaccataaaagtgtttttttttctttttttctaatttttatgttcattttatgaccattagaatattatggaaaaaaagagattttaagcgccggcgttcggcagctttgcaccctcgcggaaaatctcccataaaactggagcaaaacatcttccgaaatttttaaggaaagaactgcaactgcaaggtgtttatctttgtggttgatttatagccgggggacattttagaagccATAAAAGTCGTGGGAaagcaatagaaatttttggccAACGCTGCGACGAACATGTCGGAACGTTTTTATAGATGCAAAAGCGTTGACGTTCGGTAGGATGTGTTAAGACAGCATTAggcgaaatataagaagaatgagagCCCCGTCAAACCATAGTACGATTTGAAAGGGCATAGAGGAagctgtggaaaaaaaaaaaaaaaattgagtggTTACTATCAGGCATTAGAATTGTTAGTGACAGTGAATAGTGAATagtgaataaatggaaaatattaattttgaagcgataatagacgagtcgtcagacgaagagcatgcgttgtcggacgatagtaattatattagtgattgcagtaataccgattttgacgacaacgtagtagaaaatgaacaactccgtgcgcaaaatcaacgtaagatttgcgccatacacttttattattcaacgggtggtgctctagctctctgtgcttcgtgtatggacacctttcgagatgacatcggattaatatacgaaatacggagacataaagttacatcgcccgatgaggtggatatgcgatggtgcagtagctgtcaaattttattacatataataatgtcgcgtaatatgtgttatgtttgcacaccaaaatagagagagaaaaaatggaaaacgtgcagcagaaagaacgcgacttgttggagcgttcccaccaagtcaccacattgggtgaatattttggatggctgcagcattgcgaggagtttatcgaagagcttgaagaacgcagccgtgtcaagcgtccgcgactctcaatcggaaatagacaatctttggtgacaagaattgcgcgactcgagggtgcaaaaactcgattgcAGAGACAGTTTATACCCAGTGGTGGTGATTATAGTAGTGAAAATAACTCGGAGAGACTCATATGGCGAGAGATTGATACGGCGTTTGAGAGCCGCATCTTGActggtgcggttataaattataatcacatcgaacctcgtcaatttttggaagatgcaagtgacattgtgctcgagcacgtgcgagacgttatgcaaaaacataacagtgtgaaagtgaatacagtgtttaacggcgagtttgtggcgggcgataagcatgccaataaatcaatcaatacgagaaactgtgaactcttacatacatccgatttacgcgagtggtatgagcggcgagtcgtcgagccaatccttgcatcgctcgaagaatttcaggaacgcgatagcggatgggcattatcgcgtatactaaatttgactgtaaatataaataaatataatcctatgcgcgccggatgttacgtgcaattatcgcgaaagataataatgaaacgagcagtggttaacgtgcaatctaaagacaatgcatgttttgcgtgggcggtagtggctgctctgtatccagCTGAAAGATGTGCACACCGACAATCATCGTACccgcattatacaacagtactaaatctccaagatattgagtttccagtcactcttaatcaaattaaaaaatttgaaatttataatgacatttcaatcaacgtgtacagttttgaaaacgaaaacattgtccctattcaccttacggagcaaaagagagacaagcacgtcaacttgctctacgtgcaagatgcgcaagatatcggacattttgcatggatcaagaatctatctagacttgttagtatgcaactcagcaaacacaagactaaaaaatatatctgcgatcggtatgtatatttaataaaactgtctaaaaatatttaaaacaaggatataaaaattttaacttttattttacagatgcatgcactattttcactcggtcgagaaattgcaatcacatacagtagactgtggaaagatgaacgactgcgctatccgattaccgagcgataaggataagtggctcgcatttaccaactacaacaggaaggagcgactacctttcgtcgtgtacgccgacctggagtgcgttttggtgaaaaaagaagaagaaaatttttatcaacatcaccaagtatttagtatggcttattatgtacattgctcgtacgataattcgttatccgcgtatcattctcgtcgcgaagccaattgcgttgcatggttcaccgacgaacttaaaaatttggcgcaacatgtagaaaatattttaacaaccaatgtccccatggtaaatttaacgcaaaatgaatggaaagaatttcgaagtgcgactcagtgtcatatatgtgagaaaccattcgtagaagatgatacgcgcgtacgcgatcattgtcatttgaccgggcggtacagaggtcccgcgcattcaaattgcaatctaaattacaaagaatctttttgcattccaatagtatttcacaatttatctggttatgattctcactttataatcgaggaaatagccatagcgttcgaagggggaatcgatttacttccgataacaaaagaaaaatatatttcatttacaaaacatgttaaaggtacgaa
This sequence is a window from Anoplolepis gracilipes chromosome 10, ASM4749672v1, whole genome shotgun sequence. Protein-coding genes within it:
- the LOC140670145 gene encoding uncharacterized protein, encoding MENVQQKERDLLERSHQVTTLGEYFGWLQHCEEFIEELEERSRVKRPRLSIGNRQSLVTRIARLEGAKTRLQRQFIPSGGDYSSENNSERLIWREIDTAFESRILTGAVINYNHIEPRQFLEDASDIVLEHVRDVMQKHNSVKVNTVFNGEFVAGDKHANKSINTRNCELLHTSDLREWYERRVVEPILASLEEFQERDSGWALSRILNLTVNINKYNPMRAGCYVQLSRKIIMKRAVVNVQSKDNACFAWAVVAALYPAERCAHRQSSYPHYTTVLNLQDIEFPVTLNQIKKFEIYNDISINVYSFENENIVPIHLTEQKRDKHVNLLYVQDAQDIGHFAWIKNLSRLVSMQLSKHKTKKYICDRYVYLIKLSKNI